GGCCTCCTTGACCGCGACGGGCGCGTCCATCGGGAGGTCGGCACCGTCACCCCGCGCGGGCAGCATCCCCTCCGCGCGCAGATCGGCGATCGTGGACCCGAGCATGACCCGCGCGGCGGCCTTCGCCAACGGTGCCCCGGCCGCCTTGGAGACGAACGGCACCGTGCGGGAGGCGCGGGGGTTGGCCTCGAGCACGTAGAGCACGTCGTCCTTGAGCGCGTACTGCACGTTGAGCAGCCCGCGCACTCCGATCCCGCCTGCCAGGGCCTCGGTGCAACGCCGGACCTTCTCGACGTCCTGGCGTCCGAGCGTGATCGGCGGCAGCGCGCAGGCGGAGTCGCCGGAGTGGATCCCGGCCTCCTCGATGTGCTCCATCACACCGCCGACGTAGACCTCGTTCCCGTCGGCCAACGCGTCCACGTCGATCTCGATCGCATCGTCGAGGAAGTTGTCCACCAGCACGGGGTGCTCCGGAGAGACCTCGGTGGCACGTGCGATGTAGTTCTCCAGCGAGGCCTCGTCGTAGACGATCTCCATGCCCCTGCCGCCGAGCACGTAGGACGGACGGACCAGCACCGGATAGCCGATGTCGTCGGCGATCCGCTTGGCACCGTCGAAGGAGGTGGCCGTGCCGTAGCTCGGTGCGGGCAGCCCCGCCTTGCCCAGGACCTCGCCGAAGGAACCGCGGTCCTCGGCCAGGTGGATGGCCTCCGGCGGAGTCCCGACGACGGGAATCCCCACCTCGGTGAGCTTCCGCGCCAGACCGAGCGGGGTCTGGCCACCCAGCTGCACCACCACTCCGGCGACGGTGCCCGAGGCCTGCTCGGAGTGCACGACCTCGAGCACGTCCTCGAAGGTGAGCGGCTCGAAGTACAGCCGGTCGGAGGTGTCGTAGTCGGTCGAGACGGTCTCCGGGTTGCAGTTGACCATCACGGTCTCGTAGCCCAGCCCGGCGTTGTCGGGGGCCGATCCCAGTCCCATCGCCGCGTGCACGCAGGAGTAGTCGAACTCGATCCCCTGCCCGATCCGGTTGGGGCCGGAGCCGAGGATGATCACCTTCGGGCGTTCGCGCTGCCGCGCGACCTCGGACTCGGCGCCGGGATCCGACTCGTAAGCCGAGTAGTGGTACGGCGTGGAGGCGGCGAACTCGGCCGCGCAGGTGTCGACGGTCTTGTAGACCGGGCGCACCCCCAGCCGGTGCCGCAGGGAACGCACCCCGTACTCCCCGGCCAGTTCGGGACGCAGCGCGGCGATCTGGCGGTCCGACAGCCCCGCTCGTTTGGTGCGGCGCAGCAGTTCCGCGTCCAGCACGGGCGCGGCCAGGATCTCCTCGCGCAGCTCGACCACTCCGGCGATCTGGTCCACGAACCAGGGGTCGATCCCCGAGGCCTCGTGCACCTGGGCGACCGTGGCCCCCATCCGCAGGGCCCGCTCCACCGTGTAGAGCCTGCCGTCGTGCCCGTTGGTCAGCTCGTCCAGGGTGGAGTCCAGCGTCGCTCCCTCCGGGTCCGGCACGGTCCAGAAACCGGAACGCGCGGACTCCAGCGAGCGCATGGCCTTGCCCAGTGCCTCGGTGAAGTTCCTGCCCAGCGACATGGCCTCGCCGACGCTCTTCATCGTGGTGGTCAGCCCGGTGTCGGCGCCCGGGAACTTCTCGAAGGCGAAGCGCGGGGCCTTGACCACCACGTAGTCCAGCGCGGGCTCGAAGCTGGCCGGGGTCTTCCTGGTGATGTCGTTGGGGATCTCGTCGAGGCTGTAGCCGACGGCCAGCTTCGCCGCGATCTTGGCGATCGGAAAGCCCGTGGCCTTGGAGGCCAGGGCCGAGGAGCGCGACACGCGCGGGTTCATCTCGATGACCACCATCCGCCCGGTGCGCGGGTGGATGGCGAACTGGATGTTGCACCCCCCGGTGTCCACCCCGACCTCGCGCAGCACGTCGATGCCCACGTCGCGCATGTCCTGGTACTCGCGGTCGGTCAGCGTCATGGACGGGGCCACGGTGACCGAGTCGCCGGTGTGCACGCCCATCGGGTCGACGTTCTCGATCGAGCAGACCACGACCACGTTGTCCGCGTGGTCGCGCATCAGCTCCAGCTCGTACTCCTTCCAGCCGAGCACGCTCTCCTCGATGAGCACCTCGTGCACCGGGGACTCCGTCAGCCCCAGCGAGGCCATCCGCTCCAGCTCCTCGTGGGTGTGCGCCATGCCGGAACCGAGACCGCCCATGGTGAAGCTCGGACGGATCACCACGGGAAGGCCGCACCCCGCGACGAAGTCGCGCACCTCGTCCATCGAGTTGCACACCCGGCTGTCGGGGACGCCGCCACCCACCGAACGCACGATGTCCTTGAAGCGCTGACGGTCCTCACCGCGCTGGATGGCCTCGATGTCCGCACCGATCAGCTCGACCCCGTACTTCTCGAGCACGCCCTGCTCGTAGAGCGACACGGCGGTGTTCAACGCCGTCTGGCCGCCCAGCGTGGCCAGCAACGCGTCCGGGCGCTCCGCGTCGATGACCTTCTCCACGAACTCGGGGGTTATCGGCTCGATGTAGGTGGAATCGGCGAACTCGGGATCGGTCATGATCGTCGCCGGGTTCGAGTTGACCAGGCTCACCCGGATGCCCTCGGAGCGCAGCACCCGGCAGGCCTGGGTACCGGAATAGTCGAACTCACACGCCTGGCCGATCACGATCGGGCCGGAGCCGATGACCAGAACGTGGTTGATGTCGGTCCTCTTGGGCATCAGCGTGCCTCGCTCATCAGTCGTACGAAGGAATCGAACAGGGGTGCCGCGTCGTGGGGGCCCGCGGCGGCCTCCGGGTGGTACTGCACGCTGAAAGCGGGAGTGTCCAGCAGCCGCAGTCCCTCGACGGCTC
This genomic stretch from Actinopolyspora halophila DSM 43834 harbors:
- the carB gene encoding carbamoyl-phosphate synthase large subunit, giving the protein MPKRTDINHVLVIGSGPIVIGQACEFDYSGTQACRVLRSEGIRVSLVNSNPATIMTDPEFADSTYIEPITPEFVEKVIDAERPDALLATLGGQTALNTAVSLYEQGVLEKYGVELIGADIEAIQRGEDRQRFKDIVRSVGGGVPDSRVCNSMDEVRDFVAGCGLPVVIRPSFTMGGLGSGMAHTHEELERMASLGLTESPVHEVLIEESVLGWKEYELELMRDHADNVVVVCSIENVDPMGVHTGDSVTVAPSMTLTDREYQDMRDVGIDVLREVGVDTGGCNIQFAIHPRTGRMVVIEMNPRVSRSSALASKATGFPIAKIAAKLAVGYSLDEIPNDITRKTPASFEPALDYVVVKAPRFAFEKFPGADTGLTTTMKSVGEAMSLGRNFTEALGKAMRSLESARSGFWTVPDPEGATLDSTLDELTNGHDGRLYTVERALRMGATVAQVHEASGIDPWFVDQIAGVVELREEILAAPVLDAELLRRTKRAGLSDRQIAALRPELAGEYGVRSLRHRLGVRPVYKTVDTCAAEFAASTPYHYSAYESDPGAESEVARQRERPKVIILGSGPNRIGQGIEFDYSCVHAAMGLGSAPDNAGLGYETVMVNCNPETVSTDYDTSDRLYFEPLTFEDVLEVVHSEQASGTVAGVVVQLGGQTPLGLARKLTEVGIPVVGTPPEAIHLAEDRGSFGEVLGKAGLPAPSYGTATSFDGAKRIADDIGYPVLVRPSYVLGGRGMEIVYDEASLENYIARATEVSPEHPVLVDNFLDDAIEIDVDALADGNEVYVGGVMEHIEEAGIHSGDSACALPPITLGRQDVEKVRRCTEALAGGIGVRGLLNVQYALKDDVLYVLEANPRASRTVPFVSKAAGAPLAKAAARVMLGSTIADLRAEGMLPARGDGADLPMDAPVAVKEAVLPFHRFRTPEGHGIDSLLGPEMKSTGEVMGIDTAFGQAFAKSQSGAYGSLPTSGRVFVSVANKDKRSMVFPVKRLADLGFDICATAGTAEVLQRNDIACSVVRKHNESPDGGGATESDGSADERDVIGLIKAGEVDMVFNTPYGNPGPRVDGYEIRTAAVSRDIPCITTVQGAAAAVQGVEAAIRGNIGVRPLQRLQAALRSDRTGEAG